GTTCGGCGGTTTTCTGACCGATCCCCGGCAGGCGCGCCAGGGTTCGGATCAGATTCCTGATTGAACCGGGATAATAGTCCATTACATCAAACCGGGAATTTTCATGCCGCCGGTGAGTTTGCCCATCTCTACGGAAACCATTTCCTGGGATTTGGTCAGGGCATCGTTTACAGCAGCCAGCACCAGATCCTGAAGCATCTCGACGTCATCGGGATCGACCACTTCCTTTTCGATTTTAATGGAAACGATCTGCTGGGCGCCGTTGGCCACCACGGTGATCATGCCGCCCCCGGCCGTTGTCTCGACGGTGCGGGTGGCCAGCTCTTCCTGCATACGCATCATCTTGGACTGAAGCTTCTGGGCCTGCTTCATCATATTTCCCATACCCTTCATCGATCATACCTCCTATCCGATTTTAATCTCTTCGATTTTGCCGTTGAAAATTTCCACGGCATCGGCCACCAACGGGTGGTTGAGCAGCGTCTGCCGGATCTCATCGGCCTTTTGCTTTTCCGCAGCGTTATTTTTCTCATCGGCCGCATTATCCGAAAAATCGATA
This window of the uncultured Desulfosarcina sp. genome carries:
- a CDS encoding YbaB/EbfC family nucleoid-associated protein; translated protein: MKGMGNMMKQAQKLQSKMMRMQEELATRTVETTAGGGMITVVANGAQQIVSIKIEKEVVDPDDVEMLQDLVLAAVNDALTKSQEMVSVEMGKLTGGMKIPGLM